Sequence from the Chloroflexota bacterium genome:
TAGAGAGAACTATGGCTACGTTACGCCGCTCTACAAGCGCCACAAATATGATGGAACCATTACCAACAATATCGCCTATCCCTTGACGCGAGCCTTGTATGGCTGGCGGGTCCGCCAACCAATCGGAGGGGACTTTGGTTTCTGTGGCGAGTTGGCGCGGCGTTGCCTTGAGCAAGAGGTATGGGAAAGCGACGTCGCCCGGTATGGTATAGACATATGGATGACGACGACAGCTGTCAGCCAAGGTTTCGCCTTGTGTCAAGCCGATCTAGGGGTGAAGATCCACGATGTGAAAGATCCAGCTGTCAGTCTGGGCCCTATGTTCAGGCAGGTAGTGGGCACACTTTTCGCACTAATGACCACCTATGAAGACAAGTGGAAGGGAGTCACGGCCAGTCGACCGCTACCTGTTTATGGAGAATCACTGCGGGTCGAACCAGAACCGGTTGTGGCGAGCTTGGACGCGATGGTAGATAAGTTCTACAGTGGTGTAAAGCAGGTTGGCCATATTTGGAAATCGGTTATGTCTGAGGGGACATTCAAGGCAGTGATGGATGCGCTGGCTCTGGATCGGGAGTGGTTCTCCTTTCCGGCAGAGACGTGGGCCCATGTCGTTTATGATTTCGCCGTGGCCTATAACGGGCGGCAGGCGGTGAAGGGCATCGATGCTGCTGACCTGATAGCGGCTCTGACACCGTTATATTATGCCCGCACAGCCGGCCTGATCTCGGAGACGCTGGAAATGGATAGTGATCAGTTCGAAGAGGTGATCGAATCCCAGGCGGTCATTTTTGAACAACTAAAGCCCTATCTTCTGATGAGATGGGATGGGTGACTCTTAAGCAAGAACTGGCCTATAAAGAGGTAATGAGGTGCTGGAAGCGTTTTTCGCTCCGAAAGCGGTGGCCGTTATCGGGGCTTCAAGGGATGAAACTAAGCTGGGTCATTCTGTTCTGAAGAACATTGTTCAATATGGTTATAAGGGGAAGGTTTATCCCATCAATCCTAAAGCTGAAGATATTCTGGGATTAAAATGTTATAAGAGTGTGAGGGACGTACCCAACGCAGTGGATCTGGCGGTCGTTGTTGTACCTCGCCCGGTGGTGGCCCCAGTGATCAGCGATTGTGTGGCGCACAAGGTTAAGGCGGCGATCGTTATCGCTGCTGGTTTCCGCGAGGCAGGGCCAAGGGGGGCTAAGGCGGAGAGCGAGATTGTTCGTATCGCTAAGCAGGGTGGAATGCGCCTGCTTGGTCCAAATACCCTGGGGCTAATTGATACGCAGAGCTTCCTCAACGCCAGTTTTGCAGCCAGCATGCCGTCTCCGGGCAGGATCGCTTTAATGTCTCAGTCGGGGGCTTTGTGCACCTCTATTCTAGATTGGGCTAATCGGGAGAAGGTCGGCTTCAGCAAGTTCGTGAGCTTGGGTAATAAGGCTGATATCACGGAATTAGATCTTTTGGAGGCTCTGGGGGAGGACGCAGCCTCCAGCGTAATTGTTGGCTACTTGGAAGGAATCGCTGATGGGCAGCGCTTCATGCAACTGGCCGTGGAGGTCACTAAGCGTAAGCCGTTGATTCTGGTGAAGTCCGGTAGCACGGCGGCTGGTTCTAGGGCCGTCTCATCGCATACAGGAACCCTAGCCGGTTCTGATACAGCCTATGAGACAGCCTTTAAGCAATCTGGGGTAATCAGAGCCACATCTATGGAGGGCCTCTTCGATTTATCTCTAGCCTTTGCCTATCAGCCCCTGCCCAAGGGGAAAAGAGTGGCTATCGTTACCAATGCTGGTGGACCTGGCATTATGGCCACCGATGCTTTAGAACGTAGTGGGCTAGAGTTGGCTACTTTCCAACCGGAGACGGTAAGAACGCTACGGAAACATCTGCCGTCCGCGGCGGCAGTGTATAATCCGGTAGATGTAATCGGCGATGCCCGCGCCGATAGGTATCGGGTTGCCTTAAGAACGGTGTTGCAGGATCCGGGGGTTGAGTCCGTCGTAGTTATTTTGACCCCTCAAGTGATGACCGAAATTGAGGAGACAGCGAGGGCTATCGTGGAGGAAGCAACGGAAACGGATAAAGCGATCATCGCTAGTTTTATGGGGGGCGATCTCATTGAGCCCGGCGTACGGATTCTCACGGAGGGACACGTGCCAAATTATCTTTTCCCGGAGCGGGCCGTGGCTGCACTGGTGGCAATGAATCGGCAATGGGAATGGCAGTCTAAACCTCTTGGACAACCGGAGCATTTCGAGGCGAGGAAAGAGAGGGTCAAGGAGGTTCTGCAACGTGTAAGGGGGGGACAGCGGGATGCTCTAGGTGATGTGGAGGCCCGTGAAGTATTAGAGGCCTATGGCCTCCATACACCGCGCTCCCGCTTGGCCAAATCAAGTGAGGAGGCCGTCCATCTGGCTGAAGAGATTGGCCTGCCGGTGGTGATGAAGATCGTTTCCCCCAATATTCTGCACAAATCAGATATTGGTGGTGTGCGCGTTGGGTTGCGGACGCTGGATGAAGTAGCCACGGCTTATGTTACTATTGTGGGAAACGCGCGACGTTATATGCCTCAAGCAGAGATTTGGGGGGTGGCGGTACAGGAGCTGGTCAAACCGGGCCGGGAGGTTATCGTTGGGGTGACCTTTGATCCTCAGTTCGGTCATCTCTTGATGTTTGGGATGGGGGGAATATACGTGGAGGTGCTCAAAGACGTGACCTTTCGGGTGGCCCCCTTGACACGTGACGTGGCGCTAGATATGATTCGTGAAATTCGAGCTTACCTCTTATTACGTGGCGTTCGTGGCGAGCCTCCAGCCGATGTGGAGGCCATCGTCGATGCCCTTTTGCGAATCTCACAGCTGGTGGGCGACTTCCCGGACATTTTAGAGTTGGATGTCAATCCGCTCATCGTCCATGAGGCGGGACGGGGTGCCACGGCCGTAGATTGCCGCATAATTCTGCGCCCAGTAAGATAGTATCGTAGTGTTATTTGATGGTGTATAGCAACAAGAAGCGAGGTGGTAAGCAATTATGGCCACTTTATACTTGACTTCTTTAGAGCCTTATTCAGGGAAAAGCGCTCTTTGTGTCGGTCTGGCCCTGGAACTGAAATCTCAGGGGCTTTCTATAGCGTATATGAAGCCCCTGGGGGCATCGCCAACCGAGGTACGTGGCTGCTTAACTGATGAAGACGCCGTTTTCATTCAGCGGACCCTGGAGCTGGATGAGCCTCTGGAGGTGATTTGTCCCTTGCTCTTAACACCTGAGCTTATGGCTCAGCCCCTGCGCGAGCCAGTGAGGGACAAAGAGAGGCAGCTCTTGGATATTCACGACCGGTTAGCTGCTAGTCATAACGTGGTCATTATGGAGGGACCGAGAAGTCTGGCTACTGGCTGGGCCATCGGTATCCCACCTGCTTATTTAGCCAAAGTCACCAGGGCGAAGATGATCATCGTGATCAGGTACGAGCCTGACTTGTCCATCGACGATCTGCTGATGGCCAAGGAGGCGGTAGGTGATCATTTGAGTGGGGTTATCGTGAACAGTGTTCCTACTGAAATGATGTCATATGTAAAACAGAGTCTTGCGCCGTTCCTTGCTCGTCACCAGATGAGGCTCTTTGGAGCATTGCCGCTCGATAAGTTGTTGATGGCCATCACCGTACGTGAGTTGGCTAATCTCTTGAACGCAGAGATTCTCTGTAGCGCGGACAAGCAGGAAGAGTTGGTGGAAAATTTCAGCATTGGGGCGATGAATGTTGATAGCGCTTTAAAGTATTTCCTGCGTACACCGGACAAGGCGGTCATCACAGGGGGTGATCGCGCTGACATCCAACTGGCCGCATTGCAGACCTCGACTAAGTGTCTCATTCTCACGGGGAACCTGTACCCTGATGCGATCATCCTCGGGCGCGCGGCGGAGTTAGGTGTTCCTATGCTTCTCGTACGGACGGATACAATGCGCACGGTGGAGATAGTGGAGCGAGCTCTTGGACATATCAGACTGTCAAGTCCACGGCAGATTGACCGGCTGACCAGCATGATCAGAAGTGAGATCGATCTGGCCGGCTTGCGGCAGATTTTAGAGAAATAGATGGAGCAAGGGTTATGGAAAAAGAGGTTATTACCTTAGAAGAGGTAGCCATTGAGGAAGTTGTCGCCCGTGAAATTCTGGATTCACGGGGGAATCCAACCATTGAGGTTGAAGTACAATTGGTCGATGGAACGATTGGTCGGGCTGCTGTGCCTTCAGGAGCGTCCACCGGCCTCCATGAGGCCATCGAATTGCGTGATGGTGACCCCTCACGTTTTTATGGTAAGGGCGTATCGAAAGCGATAGCGAATGTCAAGGATAAGATTGGACCGCGGGTCGCTGGCCTCTCTGCGCTAGAGCAGGCTCGCCTGGATATAGCCATGACCCAGCTTGATGGTACTCCCAATAAAGCCAATCTTGGGGCTAACAGTATTCTGGGTGTCTCGTTGGCTGTGGCTCACGCCGCGGCTGCTTTTGTAGGACTTCCCCTCTATCGTTATCTGGGAGGGGTCTCAGCGCGCACATTGCCTGTGCCCTTACTGAATATCTTAAACGGTGGCAAACATGCCGAGGATGCGGCTGACCTACAGGAATTTATGATCGTGCCCGCCGGCGTGGCCTCCTTCTGCGAGGCGCTACGCGCCGGAGCCGAGGTGTTTCAGGCCCTCAAGGGGGTCCTGAAGCAGAGGGGGCTGGCCACTGCTGTTGGGGATGAGGGAGGATTCGCGCCCAAAGTAGGATCGAACGAGCAGGCGCTTGAACTCATTCTGGCGGCCATTGAAGCGGCTGGCTATAAGCCCGGCCGGGAGGTGTACATCGCCCTCGACCCAGCTGCCTCTGAGCTGTACAAGGATGGTAAATATCTTTTGGCCAGAGAGGGGAAGAGCCTCTCTGCGGCGGAGATGGTCGAACTCTACGCCAGCTGGGTCTCTAAATATCCCATCATCTCCATCGAAGATGGCCTGGCCGAGGACGATTGGGATGGATGGAAGCTCTTAACACAGAGATTAGGTTCAAGTATTCAACTGGTGGGCGATGACCTCTTCGTGACTAATGTAAAACGCCTGGCGCGAGGTATCGAGGAAGGTGTGGCTAATTCTATTTTGATCAAGGTTAATCAGATCGGCACGTTGACGGAGACGCTAGAAACTATGGAGATGGCTAAACGAGCTGGTTATACGACGGTCATCTCCCATCGCTCTGGGGAAACAGAGGACGTCAGTATCGCCCACATCGCTGTGGCTACGAACGCTGGCCAGATCAAGTCAGGCGCGCCATCGCGTGGTGAGCGGGTGGCTAAATATAACGAGCTGTTGCGTATCGAGGAGGATCTTGGTACAGCGGCCCTATTTGCGGGTTTGGAAGCATTTCCCTGCTTCTCTGG
This genomic interval carries:
- a CDS encoding glycosyltransferase, giving the protein MKPLTAMLPEDASLWLQGRGKAELVIGIPSFNNASTIGYVVRMAAEGAVKYFPDLKPVIINADGGSTDGTRQAVLTADIPSGVDRLILIYSGPSGKGSALRAIFGAATLLKAKACVVLDSDLRSVAPAWIERLAAPIVRENYGYVTPLYKRHKYDGTITNNIAYPLTRALYGWRVRQPIGGDFGFCGELARRCLEQEVWESDVARYGIDIWMTTTAVSQGFALCQADLGVKIHDVKDPAVSLGPMFRQVVGTLFALMTTYEDKWKGVTASRPLPVYGESLRVEPEPVVASLDAMVDKFYSGVKQVGHIWKSVMSEGTFKAVMDALALDREWFSFPAETWAHVVYDFAVAYNGRQAVKGIDAADLIAALTPLYYARTAGLISETLEMDSDQFEEVIESQAVIFEQLKPYLLMRWDG
- a CDS encoding acetate--CoA ligase family protein; the protein is MLEAFFAPKAVAVIGASRDETKLGHSVLKNIVQYGYKGKVYPINPKAEDILGLKCYKSVRDVPNAVDLAVVVVPRPVVAPVISDCVAHKVKAAIVIAAGFREAGPRGAKAESEIVRIAKQGGMRLLGPNTLGLIDTQSFLNASFAASMPSPGRIALMSQSGALCTSILDWANREKVGFSKFVSLGNKADITELDLLEALGEDAASSVIVGYLEGIADGQRFMQLAVEVTKRKPLILVKSGSTAAGSRAVSSHTGTLAGSDTAYETAFKQSGVIRATSMEGLFDLSLAFAYQPLPKGKRVAIVTNAGGPGIMATDALERSGLELATFQPETVRTLRKHLPSAAAVYNPVDVIGDARADRYRVALRTVLQDPGVESVVVILTPQVMTEIEETARAIVEEATETDKAIIASFMGGDLIEPGVRILTEGHVPNYLFPERAVAALVAMNRQWEWQSKPLGQPEHFEARKERVKEVLQRVRGGQRDALGDVEAREVLEAYGLHTPRSRLAKSSEEAVHLAEEIGLPVVMKIVSPNILHKSDIGGVRVGLRTLDEVATAYVTIVGNARRYMPQAEIWGVAVQELVKPGREVIVGVTFDPQFGHLLMFGMGGIYVEVLKDVTFRVAPLTRDVALDMIREIRAYLLLRGVRGEPPADVEAIVDALLRISQLVGDFPDILELDVNPLIVHEAGRGATAVDCRIILRPVR
- a CDS encoding phosphotransacetylase family protein, producing MATLYLTSLEPYSGKSALCVGLALELKSQGLSIAYMKPLGASPTEVRGCLTDEDAVFIQRTLELDEPLEVICPLLLTPELMAQPLREPVRDKERQLLDIHDRLAASHNVVIMEGPRSLATGWAIGIPPAYLAKVTRAKMIIVIRYEPDLSIDDLLMAKEAVGDHLSGVIVNSVPTEMMSYVKQSLAPFLARHQMRLFGALPLDKLLMAITVRELANLLNAEILCSADKQEELVENFSIGAMNVDSALKYFLRTPDKAVITGGDRADIQLAALQTSTKCLILTGNLYPDAIILGRAAELGVPMLLVRTDTMRTVEIVERALGHIRLSSPRQIDRLTSMIRSEIDLAGLRQILEK
- the eno gene encoding phosphopyruvate hydratase; the encoded protein is MEKEVITLEEVAIEEVVAREILDSRGNPTIEVEVQLVDGTIGRAAVPSGASTGLHEAIELRDGDPSRFYGKGVSKAIANVKDKIGPRVAGLSALEQARLDIAMTQLDGTPNKANLGANSILGVSLAVAHAAAAFVGLPLYRYLGGVSARTLPVPLLNILNGGKHAEDAADLQEFMIVPAGVASFCEALRAGAEVFQALKGVLKQRGLATAVGDEGGFAPKVGSNEQALELILAAIEAAGYKPGREVYIALDPAASELYKDGKYLLAREGKSLSAAEMVELYASWVSKYPIISIEDGLAEDDWDGWKLLTQRLGSSIQLVGDDLFVTNVKRLARGIEEGVANSILIKVNQIGTLTETLETMEMAKRAGYTTVISHRSGETEDVSIAHIAVATNAGQIKSGAPSRGERVAKYNELLRIEEDLGTAALFAGLEAFPCFSG